In Deltaproteobacteria bacterium, the sequence TCCTGTTGGATCGCCAGTTCAGCCTGCTGGCGGATTTCAGCGGCCGCTTTTTCAGCACTGGCGATTATTTTTGCCTTTTCAGCTTCACCCTGCTCGATATATTCTTGAATGATGCGCTCTGTTTCCTTGTCCAATTGCGCCAATTTCTGGTTGTATTCCTGAAAAGTCTTTTCTGCTTCCTGTTTCTTGGCTTTCAACTCAGCAAGGGTGCCAGCAATGGTTTGCGTGCGTTTGGCAAAAAACTGTTTGATGGGTTTGCGCGCTACATAATAGAGTATTCCCACCAGAAGTGAAAAGTTCAGCACCCGAAACCAGAAATCCGGCCATTTGGAAGTCCCTCCATGACCACCTGCCTCTGCTGCCCACGACGTACCTAGCCAGAAAAGCACCAGAAGAACCGCCCAGATAACTAACGGCAACATTCCAGGTGATCTTCTGCGCTTCACCTCAATCATTGAATGCTCCTCCCAAGAATCTTTTCCGCCACGGCCAGAGAAAATACTTGAACCTGCTCCTGCAATCGTTCCCGCGCCTCTTCGATCTCTTTTGCAATCTGAGCTCGTATCTCTTCAGTTCTTTCATGGGCTTGTCGGGAAGATTCGTCAAGGAGTTGCGCCTCCACGGCCTGGCCCTCTTCTTTCATGCTCTGTACTTTGGCTAGCCCCTCTTTTCTCGCCTCAATGATCTTTTGCTGGAATTGTTCCATGGCCTCCTGGGCTTGGTTGGTCATGGTAGTGATATCGCTATTGAAGGTATCGACAACCTGGTTTCGTTCCTTGATTATACCCCGGATTGGCCTGAAAAGAATAAGATTCAAGATGTACAGCAGGATAAGAAAGTTGACCATCTGAATCAGGAGGGTGACATTTACATTGATCATCTCTTCACTCTCCAAGCCGCCATGCAAGAGGAGATAAGAATATCTCCTTGTTAAATCCGTAACAATCTCTGAACCTTATCTGCCCCAAAATCGTGCGCCCGCTCTTACGGCAACTCTCTGATGCAAGTGCTTAAGGGACAGGTGACAAAACTTCTAATCGCAAATGAGAGAAAAAACGAGGAATGAAAACCGCTCTGTGTCTTTACGGAAGCCCTTATTAGCATACTAGATTTCATATTGCAAGAAAAAAAGTAAAAAAAATCACAATGCCTTTTTTGAATGCTACAAGGGTATTTTTTACTTTTGAAAAAGGAATTTCCGCATCCCCACATTGAGCAGGAGACCAATGCTTCCCATAGTCACCAGAACTGAAGAGCCGCCGTAACTCACCAGCGGCAGGGGTATGCCCACCACAGGGAGAAGCCCGAGCACCATGGCAATGTTTACCACCACATGCCAGAAAATAGTGGCTGCTATGCCGAAAGCCAGCAAGGCACCGAAATGATCTCGCGACCTTCGGGCAACGTCCAGAGCCCGCAGGAGCAGGCAGAGAAAGAGACCGAGAAGGAGGAGACTGCCCACAAAGCCCCACTCTTCGGCCAATACTGAGAAGACGAAATCAGTATGATGCTCTGGAATAAACTGCAGCTGGCTCTGAGTGCCGTGCAGAAAGCCCTTGCCCAGGAGCTGCCCAGAACCCACAGCGATTTTGGACTGTATAATATGGTAGCCGGCCCCCAGGGGATCTCTGCCAGGATCCAACAGGGTTAGAATTCTCTGGCGCTGATAGTCTTTGAGCAGAAACCAGAAAAGAGGCAAAGAGCCGAGAGCACAGGTCCCGAGAAGCAGCAGGGAGTTGCGGTGTACGCCAACGAAAAGAACCAGCGAGGCACTTATGATAAGCAGAAGCATGGCAGTGCCCAGATCCGGCTGCATAGCGATCAGCAATACTGGCAGCATCACTATGACTGCTGGCAGGGCGAGCTCTCGCAGTCGATAGGCCTTGCTCCTTTCTCGACGGCAGAAAAAACGCGCCAGGGCAATAACGAGCAGGGGCTTCATAATCTCCGAGGGTTGGAAGGCCAACATGCCAAGGTCCAGCCACCTTCTGGAGCCCGAAACAGTCTTGCCAAAGAGCAGCACGGCAAGCAACAACAGCAGGCCAAGCAGATACATGGGATAGGCGAACCGTTCCAGCCAGCGATAGTCCAGGGCAAAGGCCACCACCATCACCACAATTCCCAGCGCCAACCAGTAAAGCTGCCGCTGAAAGGCGCCGCTGTATTCCCTGCCGCCAGAATCCACAGCACTGTAAAGGGTGAGCAACCCCACCACTATTACGGTCAGGCTCAGGAACAGCAGGAGCCAGTCAAAATTCTGCACCAGACGCCGATCGATCACCTTACTTCTCCGCAAGCCGACTCAGTGCATGTTTTTACAAATATTCTGAAACGTCCACGCCCACAGTCAATAGCAGCATTTTCAGAACGCTTGATTACCATGAGCCAGCCTCTGATCGCTATTGAAGAACTCTTCCATGAGCTCCCTTGCCAGCGGCGCTGCAGCCGAACCGCCGTGGCCGCCATGCTCAATCAGCACAGCAACCACAATCTGAGCCTTTTCTGCCGGGGCATAGGCCACAAACCAGGCATGATCGCGAAAGGCGTACGGAATCTCCTCCAGGTCTTCCTTCTTCTTTTCATCCTTGGCCATCTTGACCACCTGCGCCGTACCAGTCTTGCCGGCAACCTGGATGCCTGGCAGTCGTGCAGCTCGCCCGGTGCCCCTCGGATCCTCGACCACCCCCACTAGCGCCTGCTGCAAGAACTCGAGGGTACTCTGGCTGACTCCCACACTGCCCCTTATTTCCGGGGAAATCTCACGAAGTGTCTCGCCGCTGGCACTCACCACTCTCTGTACCACTCGCGGTCTCAACAGCTTGCCGCCATTGGCAATGGCGCTGTACAGTACTGCCATCTGGATGGGGGTGACCAGAACAAATCCCTGCCCTATGGCCATGATAAGGTTCTCCCCTCCCTGCCAGGGAACACCAAAGCGCTTCAGCTTCCAGGCTGGCGTCGGGATCAGCCCGCGAGCCTCGTTCTTGAGGCGTATACCAGTGCGGCTGCCGAGACCGAATTTCCGGGCATATTTAGCCATCCGCTTTACCCCAAGCTTCTGGCCCAACTGATAAAAGTAAATATCGCAGGAGCGCACCAGGGCTTCATGAAGAGCTATCTCACCGTGGCCCCATTTGCGCCAGCAGCGATAGGTCTGATTGCCCAGTCGATACCGGCCATAGCAAACGAGCCTGGTGTCAGGGGTAGCCTCATGCTCTTCAAGGGCAGCGGCAGCCACCACTACTTTAAAGGTAGAACCCGGAGGGTACTGAGCCTGAATGGCTTTGTTCTGAAGCGGCCGCGCTGGATCATTGACTATTGTCTGCCATTGCTTGGCCGAGAAGCCGCGAACGAATTCATTCTGATCGAAGGTTGGGCTGCTGGCCAGTGCAAGAATGTCACCATTGTTGGGGTCCATGGCCACAATCGCCCCGGCCTTGCCAGCGAGAAGTTCTTCGGCCTTGCGCTGCAGCCCGGCGTCAAGAGCGAGAACCAGATTGTGGCCCGGCAGTGGCTTTACCTCGTCGAGTACTCTCAGTTGACGTCCAGAGGCATCAACCTCCACCTGACGCCCTCCCCGCTGGCCGTTGAGCTCCTTCTCCCACTCGAGCTCCACACCATATTTCCCCAGATAATCACCAGACTTGTAGCCGCGGTAGCGAGGATCTTTCAACTGAGACTCCTCGATTTCGCCCAGATAGCCGAGGAGATGAGCTGCAAATGCCGGCCGAGTATATCCTCTTTTTGCCTCGATCTGCACAATGACACCGGGCAGGTAAAACCGGCGGCTTTCCACCAGGGCCAATTGGTCTCGAGTCATATCCCGTTGGATTACCCTGGGACGGAATGGCGGCCCTCCCCTGGTTGTCCCTATTTGCTCGAGCAGTTTTTTCTCGTCAATACCAGGAATTCCAGCCAACTCCCGCAAACAGGTATCCGGATCTTTGACATCTTCAGGAATGATCGCCAGATTGAAGGCCGGCCTGTTGTCCACCAGGATTTCGCCGTTGCGGTCAAAGATAATACCTCGGGGAGGAGGAACATCTTCCAGCCGTATTCTGTTATGCTCGGACAGCTTGCGGTAATAATCTCCCTTTAACAGTTGCAAGTACCAGAGCCTGAGACTGAGTATGGCAAAAATGGCAATGATCACACAAAAGGCCACCTGGAAGCGCTTTCGTTCCAACTCCTGATCAGACACATCTACAGGGCGCAATACACTCATACTTCGTGGAACTCTCCGTGCTTGCCGAATCGCTCGGACCAGACCTCTAGCTCGTCCAGACAGTAAAGCAGAAGGGGTCCGAGGAAAAGGATCACCAGGGTCCGTCCTAATCCCACATGCAGCAGATATGCCGAAGCAAATAATTCCGGAGTCTGCAATTTCATTACCGCCAGCATAGCCGCCGTTTGAGCCAGGGAGCAACAACCGAGAAAGGCGGCCTGATATCTGCGGCTTTGCAAATTCAGGCTCTGTCTGAAAAAGAACACAAAGAGTGCCACCACTGGATAGAAAATAGTGAAAAAGCCTGTGCCCGGAGGAAGTCCTGTATCCACCAACAGCCCGGCCACGATGCTGATCAGCAAGCCCGTCTCCTCTCCATGGGTCAAATTGGCATGAACCACCAGCACCAGAAAGAGATCAGGGCAGAATGCTGCCGGCAGTATCTCGGCAAACACTGCAGACTGCAGGATATAGGCAACAAAAAGCATGCAAGTGTATAGCAAAAACCGCCGCACTACTCACCTTCCTGAGGGCCCCTTATCTGCTGCAGATCTTCTGGTGGCGGCTGCAATACAACCAGCACCTCCTCGAGGCGGCTAAAATCAACAGTGGGAATCACCTCAACTTCCTGAAACAGACCGGCATCGCCGCGCACCACTCTGTCCACCCGGCCGAGAAGGATACCTTTAGGGAAGACGCCATCCATGCCTGAAGATATGATTTCATCCCCCAGGCGCACTTCTTCGTTGCGCCTGACATACTTCAGTCGGCAGCTGCCGTCTCCAGTTCCTACCAGCACTCCACGGGATCGCGTCCGCTGCACCAGGCTGTCAACCGCACTGTTCCTGTCGATAATCAACAGGACCTTGGCATGGTGACGGCTGGCA encodes:
- the mreD gene encoding rod shape-determining protein MreD encodes the protein MRRFLLYTCMLFVAYILQSAVFAEILPAAFCPDLFLVLVVHANLTHGEETGLLISIVAGLLVDTGLPPGTGFFTIFYPVVALFVFFFRQSLNLQSRRYQAAFLGCCSLAQTAAMLAVMKLQTPELFASAYLLHVGLGRTLVILFLGPLLLYCLDELEVWSERFGKHGEFHEV
- the mrdA gene encoding penicillin-binding protein 2, whose product is MSVLRPVDVSDQELERKRFQVAFCVIIAIFAILSLRLWYLQLLKGDYYRKLSEHNRIRLEDVPPPRGIIFDRNGEILVDNRPAFNLAIIPEDVKDPDTCLRELAGIPGIDEKKLLEQIGTTRGGPPFRPRVIQRDMTRDQLALVESRRFYLPGVIVQIEAKRGYTRPAFAAHLLGYLGEIEESQLKDPRYRGYKSGDYLGKYGVELEWEKELNGQRGGRQVEVDASGRQLRVLDEVKPLPGHNLVLALDAGLQRKAEELLAGKAGAIVAMDPNNGDILALASSPTFDQNEFVRGFSAKQWQTIVNDPARPLQNKAIQAQYPPGSTFKVVVAAAALEEHEATPDTRLVCYGRYRLGNQTYRCWRKWGHGEIALHEALVRSCDIYFYQLGQKLGVKRMAKYARKFGLGSRTGIRLKNEARGLIPTPAWKLKRFGVPWQGGENLIMAIGQGFVLVTPIQMAVLYSAIANGGKLLRPRVVQRVVSASGETLREISPEIRGSVGVSQSTLEFLQQALVGVVEDPRGTGRAARLPGIQVAGKTGTAQVVKMAKDEKKKEDLEEIPYAFRDHAWFVAYAPAEKAQIVVAVLIEHGGHGGSAAAPLARELMEEFFNSDQRLAHGNQAF
- a CDS encoding ATP synthase F0 subunit B, whose amino-acid sequence is MINVNVTLLIQMVNFLILLYILNLILFRPIRGIIKERNQVVDTFNSDITTMTNQAQEAMEQFQQKIIEARKEGLAKVQSMKEEGQAVEAQLLDESSRQAHERTEEIRAQIAKEIEEARERLQEQVQVFSLAVAEKILGRSIQ
- the atpF gene encoding F0F1 ATP synthase subunit B, coding for MIEVKRRRSPGMLPLVIWAVLLVLFWLGTSWAAEAGGHGGTSKWPDFWFRVLNFSLLVGILYYVARKPIKQFFAKRTQTIAGTLAELKAKKQEAEKTFQEYNQKLAQLDKETERIIQEYIEQGEAEKAKIIASAEKAAAEIRQQAELAIQQEIKTAKASLQQEIAELSVATAEKVLKEKIEPEDQQKLVNDFMTKVVETK
- the rodA gene encoding rod shape-determining protein RodA, whose amino-acid sequence is MIDRRLVQNFDWLLLFLSLTVIVVGLLTLYSAVDSGGREYSGAFQRQLYWLALGIVVMVVAFALDYRWLERFAYPMYLLGLLLLLAVLLFGKTVSGSRRWLDLGMLAFQPSEIMKPLLVIALARFFCRRERSKAYRLRELALPAVIVMLPVLLIAMQPDLGTAMLLLIISASLVLFVGVHRNSLLLLGTCALGSLPLFWFLLKDYQRQRILTLLDPGRDPLGAGYHIIQSKIAVGSGQLLGKGFLHGTQSQLQFIPEHHTDFVFSVLAEEWGFVGSLLLLGLFLCLLLRALDVARRSRDHFGALLAFGIAATIFWHVVVNIAMVLGLLPVVGIPLPLVSYGGSSVLVTMGSIGLLLNVGMRKFLFQK